A stretch of the Malus sylvestris chromosome 10, drMalSylv7.2, whole genome shotgun sequence genome encodes the following:
- the LOC126584577 gene encoding zinc finger BED domain-containing protein RICESLEEPER 1-like → MDHYCNPFSTDELQTMSRYEESSKHSGIGYSSTGDSPEKPEDEAIEIDSENEIDVEGDFESEGEDEKVSNSDSRKRSWVWDHFTTYYVTKKMKMKMVYFKEVEDEKDEDGIIIVCQTKGKKRVGPPTEEDWSKAEVFVKFLRVFYDVTLRVSASTHPTVHTGLHDVIKVETAINNLESRANMQVGLLSEQLLKAMASDMRSKYEKYFDSYHELNPLIVIGLVLDPRFKLRHVTQLFRKKLSDIEAQLKTEEIKNILRALYDEYVPNVEGGKYMKKSESLQSQPSSTSSNVAMTEDDLIDEWMHFVEDSDEKVVGDEMDSYLFDPLVQITKEESTKYFNILLWWKVNGNKYPILATIAKDILAIQVSTVVSESAFSTGGRVISDFRSSLTPKSVEALICMQNWLRGDNIITLDDDAPSIDHIEFYESIESELAKSTSSIASLTLDQEPQQAPKQSQGSNSQEPPLMRLQSARSSQAQRPPKPSKNKCPKGKGKVKV, encoded by the exons ATGGACCACTACTGTAACCCGTTCTCAACCGATGAACTTCAAACTATG TCAAGGTATGAAGAATCCAGCAAGCATAGTGGGATTGGTTACTCTTCTACGGGGGACTCCCCTGAGAAGCCGGAGGACGAGGCAATAGAAATTGACTCGGAAAATGAAATAGACGTTGAAGGTGACTTTGAATCTGAGGGCGAAGATGAAAAAGTAAGTAACTCTGATTCAAGAAAACGTAGTTGGGTTTGGGATCATTTTACAACATATTATGTGACgaaaaagatgaagatgaagatggtaTACTTTAAGGAAGTTGAAgatgaaaaagatgaagatggTATAATTATTGTTTGCCAAACCAAGGGGAAGAAAAGGGTTGGACCACCAACGGAAGAAGATTGGTCCAAGGCAGAGGTTTTTGTCAAGTTTTTACGGGTGTTTTATGATGTGACTTTGAGGGTGAGTGCTTCTACACATCCCACGGTTCATACCGGCCTCCATGATGTCATAAAAGTGGAGACCGCCATCAATAACTTGGAATCCCGAGCCAACATGCAAGTGGGTTTACTGTCGGAGCAATTATTGAAGGCAATGGCATCCGATATGAgatcaaaatatgaaaaatattttgACTCATACCATGAATTGAACCCTCTTATTGTGATTGGACTTGTTTTAGATCCGAGGTTCAAGTTGAGGCATGTCACACAACTCTTTAGAAAGAAACTTTCCGACATTGAGGCACAATTGAAAactgaagaaataaaaaatatattgcgTGCCCTTTATGATGAATATGTTCCTAATGTTGAAGGTGGAAAATACATGAAGAAATCGGAAAGTTTACAATCACAACCTTCTTCTACCTCATCTAATGTGGCTATGACGGAAGATGATCTAATTGATGAATGGATGCATTTTGTTGAAGATAGTGATGAGAAAGTGGTGGGAGATGAGATGGATTCTTATTTGTTTGATCCCTTGGTACAAATTACAAAAGAGGAGTCCACAAAGTATTTTAACATTCTCCTATGGTGGAAGGTGAATGGTAATAAGTATCCTATCTTGGCCACAATTGCAAAAGATATTCTTGCAATTCAAGTTTCGACCGTGGTATCGGAGAGTGCTTTTAGCACCGGTGGTCGAGTGATTTCGGATTTTAGGAGTTCTTTAACTCCTAAATCGGTGGAGGCCTTGATATGCATGCAAAATTGGTTGAGGGGTGATAATATTATTACTTTGGATGATGATGCACCTTCAATTGACCACATTGAGTTCTATGAAAGTATTGAATCCG AGTTGGCCAAATCGACTTCAAGCATTGCCTCTCttactcttgatcaagaaccACAACAAGCTCCAAAGCAATCTCAAGGTTCTAATTCACAAGAGCCTCCCCTTATGCGTTTACAAAGTGCAAGGTCTTCACAAGCTCAAAGGCCTCCTAAACCTTCAAAGAATAAGTgtccaaaaggaaaaggaaaggtaAAGGTTTGA
- the LOC126585196 gene encoding cysteine-rich repeat secretory protein 38-like: MALCRGDVPLNDCRTCFNESISILLQNYTNKKQAIIWAQRCMVRYSNVSIFGVEEDDPVKFVPGVNNTPNAEQFKLVLKPLLETLSEKAAAGDTTTKFAAGHALFPATNQIIYAIVQCTPDLDRQNCSDCLEEAISDIPKCCEGKEGGRILRPSCNLRFEVNLFYDAAAYSPVNLPGKQDDQSPTRPVSWASLVVEKIFNVIII, translated from the exons ATGGCACTATGCAGAGGAGACGTTCCCCTAAACGACTGCCGTACATGTTTCAACGAGTCCATCTCCATTCTCCTGCAGAACTACACCAATAAAAAACAAGCGATCATATGGGCACAACGGTGCATGGTTCGCTACTCGAACGTCTCAATTTTCGGTGTTGAGGAAGATGATCCGGTTAAGTTTGTGCCCGGTGTGAATAACACGCCAAACGCTGAGCAGTTCAAGCTGGTGCTCAAGCCCTTGTTGGAGACTTTAAGTGAGAAAGCTGCAGCAGGAGACACCACTACAAAATTTGCAGCTGGACATGCACTCTTCCCTGCAACGAATCAAATCATATATGCAATAGTCCAGTGTACCCCTGATTTGGACCGACAAAATTGCAGTGATTGCCTTGAAGAGGCCATCTCGGATATCCCAAAATGTTgtgaaggaaaggaaggagggaGAATCCTGAGACCCAGCTGTAATTTGAGGTTTGAGGTCAATCTTTTCTACGACGCAGCAGCTTATTCCCCAGTAAATCTTCCAGGCAAACAAG ATGATCAGAGTCCAACTAGGCCTGTATCGTGGGCTTCCCTCGTTGttgagaaaattttcaatgtgATCATCATATAA
- the LOC126585201 gene encoding cysteine-rich receptor-like protein kinase 26: MDCSRSLLFFVLPSIFNLLAPTLAQFDNRTCTSAAEYCWICSDTAGNYTPGDMYHSNLQRIFSSFSDTRSSSGFYNSSAGQDSNKVNAIALCRGDLALGDCRTCVNESSHILLHNCSNHKEAILWGERCMVRYSYNVIFGIEQKVPTKFLPGPNLAENAQQFEVVLNPLLGILSEKAASGDSLKKFAAGHATVPNAETIYAFAQCTPDINQQNCSNCLKDSVSIIPGCCGGKKVGRVLKPSCDLRYEDGLFFDPSAASSINISDPSAPAGPAPAPKGESNKSNTREIVIIITVVLVAIAIITSSTCILLRMRKRRVKLLEVEDRKNSDQVNLVESLQYDFETIKSATDDFSDANKLGRGGFGAVYKGRLFNGQLIAVKRLANNSQQGDREFKNEVELLAQLQHRNLVRLLGFCLKADERLLHYPFLIDKKISYFILRKQFLLDPNNHVHLDWETRYKIIRGIARGILYLHEDSRVRIIHRDLKASNILLDEDMNPKIADFGMARLFVIDQTQGDTKTIVGTYGYMAPEYAIHGRFSVKTDVFSFGVLVLEIISGKRIRSFRYGENEEDLLSYAWRNWMEETPQNIIDPTLTTSSRTETMRCIHIGLLCVQQNVVDRPTVASVVSMFNSHSLTLSVPSRPAFYLQDNDRSDILLTRLTDQSDESKSSSVYVTQNEPSNITEPYPR; the protein is encoded by the exons CCGAAGCAGCTCTGGGTTCTACAATTCTTCAGCGGGACAAGACTCCAACAAAGTCAATGCCATTGCATTATGCAGAGGAGACCTTGCACTTGGCGATTGTCGCACTTGCGTCAACGAGTCCAGTCACATTCTCTTGCATAATTGTTCAAATCATAAGGAAGCAATCCTATGGGGAGAGCGTTGTATGGTTCGATACTCGTACAACGTAATATTTGGTATTGAGCAAAAGGTCCCAACTAAGTTTTTGCCTGGCCCAAATTTAGCTGAAAACGCTCAACAGTTTGAGGTGGTACTCAATCCTTTGTTGGGTATTTTAAGTGAGAAAGCTGCATCAGGGGATTCTCTTAAAAAATTTGCGGCAGGACATGCAACTGTCCCGAATGCCGAAACAATATATGCATTTGCCCAGTGCACTCCAGATATAAACCAGCAAAACTGCAGCAATTGCCTCAAAGATTCCGTCTCAATTATTCCGGGATGTTGCGGTGGAAAAAAAGTAGGAAGAGTTCTTAAACCCAGCTGTGATTTAAGGTACGAGGATGGTCTTTTCTTCGATCCTTCCGCTGCTTCGTCAATAAATATTTCAGATCCATCAGCACCAGCAGGTCCAGCACCAGCACCCAAAGGAG AATCAAATAAGAGTAATACAAGAGAAATTGTAATCATCATCACTGTGGTTTTGGTTGCCATCGCTATTATCACGAGCAGCACATGTATTTTATTAAGAATGAGGAAAAGAAGAGTAAAATTACTTGAAGTTGAAG ATCGCAAGAATTCAGATCAAGTTAATTTGGTGGAGTCGTTGCAATATGACTTCGAAACCATAAAATCTGCAACAGATGACTTCTCTGATGCAAATAAGCTTGGACGAGGTGGATTTGGAGCTGTTTACAAG GGAAGGCTATTTAATGGGCAACTTATAGCCGTGAAAAGGCTGGCTAATAATTCTCAACAAGGCGATCGTGAATTTAAGAACGAGGTCGAGTTGCTTGCTCAGCTTCAACACCGGAATCTAGTAAGGCTCCTTGGATTTTGCTTGAAAGCAGATGAAAGACTCCTT CATTACCCATTTCTTATAGATAAAAAAATCTCATATTTCATTCTACGTAAACAATTTTTATTAGACCCCAACAATCATGTGCATTTGGATTGGGAAACACGTTACAAGATCATACGAGGCATTGCTCGAGGGATCCTTTACCTTCATGAAGATTCTCGGGTCCGAATTATTCATCGTGATCTCAAAGCAAGCAACATTTTGTTAGACGAAGATATGAACCCCAAAATTGCTGATTTTGGTATGGCCAGATTGTTTGTTATTGATCAAACTCAAGGAGATACAAAGACAATTGTGGGAACCTA TGGATATATGGCTCCAGAGTATGCAATTCATGGACGTTTCTCTGTCAAAACTGATGTCTTCAGTTTTGGTGTGTTAGTTCTTGAAATTATTAGTGGTAAAAGGATTAGAAGTTTTCGATATGGTGAAAATGAAGAGGACCTTTTAAGCTAT GCCTGGAGAAATTGGATGGAGGAAACACCTCAAAATATCATAGATCCTACGTTGACGACAAGTTCAAGAACTGAAACAATGAGATGCATCCACATTGGTTTACTTTGTGTGCAACAAAATGTGGTTGACAGACCGACGGTGGCTTCAGTTGTATCCATGTTTAATAGTCATTCTCTCACACTTTCCGTGCCCTCACGACCTGCATTTTATTTGCAAGACAACGATCGATCAGACATATTGTTGACGAGATTGACTGATCAGTCTGATGAATCGAAAAGTAGCTCCGTCTACGTGACGCAAAATGAGCCTTCAAATATTACTGAACCATATCCTCGCTAG